The Flammeovirgaceae bacterium genome contains a region encoding:
- a CDS encoding dihydrofolate reductase, which yields MRKVILGLAVSLDGFIEGKNGEYDWCFTDQDYGMSDFMSRIDAVFVGRKTYEMSLGMEADTSGMPKMEEYVFSNTLDKVKEGAILVNGDLKTEVEKIKKKDGKDIWLFGGAGLTSSLMNLKLVDEVHLSVHPIILGGGKPLFRDITDRINLKHIDTKTYSTGLVSMKYSLTD from the coding sequence ATGAGAAAAGTAATCTTAGGACTTGCCGTCAGCTTAGACGGTTTTATCGAAGGTAAAAACGGTGAATACGACTGGTGCTTTACTGATCAGGACTATGGTATGTCGGACTTCATGAGCAGAATTGACGCTGTTTTTGTAGGACGAAAGACCTATGAAATGTCGCTGGGTATGGAAGCAGACACAAGTGGAATGCCCAAAATGGAAGAGTATGTTTTTTCTAACACGCTTGACAAAGTAAAAGAGGGAGCAATTCTTGTAAATGGCGACCTGAAAACAGAAGTTGAAAAAATAAAAAAGAAAGACGGCAAAGACATTTGGCTGTTTGGTGGAGCGGGACTGACAAGCTCTTTAATGAATCTGAAACTTGTTGACGAAGTACATCTTTCTGTTCACCCGATTATACTTGGCGGAGGTAAACCACTTTTTCGGGACATAACTGACCGAATAAATCTGAAACATATTGACACGAAAACGTATTCGACAGGGCTTGTTTCAATGAAATACAGCTTGACAGATTAA
- a CDS encoding helix-turn-helix transcriptional regulator yields the protein MKHFHQFIKEKRMEKEVSLRQFCREAELDPSNWSKVERGLADPPRSAEILDRIANVLNFNEEEIVTMKDLALIDSIPQDLRPQENVLEKLPIFFRTVRGEKPNEEELKKLIKTIIES from the coding sequence ATGAAACATTTCCATCAGTTTATAAAGGAAAAGAGGATGGAGAAAGAGGTCTCTTTAAGACAATTCTGTAGAGAAGCTGAACTTGACCCATCAAACTGGAGCAAGGTTGAACGAGGTTTGGCCGACCCTCCAAGAAGTGCTGAAATTTTAGATAGAATAGCTAATGTCTTAAATTTTAATGAGGAAGAAATTGTGACAATGAAGGACTTAGCCTTAATTGACTCAATACCTCAAGATTTAAGACCTCAAGAAAATGTTCTTGAAAAATTACCAATATTCTTTAGAACCGTCCGTGGAGAAAAACCAAACGAAGAAGAATTAAAGAAATTAATTAAGACAATTATTGAGAGTTAA
- a CDS encoding type II toxin-antitoxin system RelE/ParE family toxin, with product MDKKKKQRTIIFYKTYFDDFFKGQKQKVKDKIIWTFDLIEELQRVPETYLKHIENTDGLFEIRVQLASDIFRIFCFFDQGQLVVLANGFQKKTQKTPKKEIEKALKIKEEYENEKR from the coding sequence GTGGACAAAAAGAAGAAACAGAGGACAATTATTTTCTATAAGACCTACTTTGACGACTTCTTCAAAGGACAAAAGCAAAAGGTTAAGGATAAAATCATTTGGACTTTTGATTTGATTGAAGAATTGCAAAGAGTACCTGAGACGTATCTCAAGCACATTGAGAATACAGACGGACTATTTGAAATAAGAGTTCAATTAGCGAGCGACATCTTTAGAATATTCTGTTTCTTCGACCAAGGACAATTGGTTGTTTTAGCCAATGGATTTCAAAAGAAAACGCAGAAGACACCGAAAAAGGAAATTGAGAAAGCACTTAAAATAAAGGAGGAGTATGAAAACGAAAAAAGGTAA
- a CDS encoding ImmA/IrrE family metallo-endopeptidase has translation MVFKHYSFNSIRDKADEVRSQYWKGNKIPVDIDKIIEFGFGLEVRPVAGLKSQLDIEGMLSNDLSVIFVDNNMFSDARFESRLRFTLAHELGHLILHREFYESVEFKSPEDWFKLMEGIDQADLSWYETHANEFAGRLLVPPDHLENEIKSLQEDIEKVYKKAKEQGLGEETDKWVQSFVANKISSKFHVSPQTIETRLRREKTTLLK, from the coding sequence ATGGTCTTTAAACATTATAGCTTTAACTCTATTCGGGACAAAGCTGACGAAGTTAGGTCACAGTATTGGAAAGGAAACAAAATCCCCGTTGACATTGACAAAATAATAGAATTTGGGTTTGGCCTAGAAGTTAGACCAGTTGCTGGACTTAAGAGTCAACTTGATATCGAAGGAATGCTTTCTAACGACCTATCGGTAATCTTTGTCGACAACAATATGTTTAGTGACGCAAGATTTGAATCAAGACTTAGATTCACTCTTGCCCATGAACTAGGACATCTTATCCTTCATCGTGAATTCTATGAAAGTGTAGAGTTCAAATCTCCTGAGGATTGGTTTAAGTTAATGGAAGGGATTGACCAGGCAGACTTAAGTTGGTATGAAACTCATGCCAACGAGTTTGCTGGACGCCTTCTTGTTCCGCCTGACCATTTGGAAAATGAAATCAAAAGCCTTCAAGAGGACATTGAAAAAGTTTACAAGAAAGCAAAAGAGCAAGGACTTGGGGAAGAAACAGACAAGTGGGTACAATCATTCGTTGCAAATAAAATAAGTTCAAAATTTCACGTATCACCCCAGACAATTGAGACAAGGTTAAGGCGAGAGAAAACCACTTTACTAAAGTAA
- a CDS encoding DUF2703 domain-containing protein, which yields MEVQTKKQLRVELFQVEMPTNGDNSCTACDTVQVKLVSAIQEVQKLFDKIGCEILFKHTTVKSLEEAEKFNINASPTIRVGHFDFYPNHVSECSEAREWFWDDETLAEPNEVILIQVLLKGYFSKTENTERKKLSPYILKHLTDKEIQKTNCGCK from the coding sequence ATGGAAGTTCAAACAAAAAAGCAATTAAGGGTTGAGCTATTTCAAGTAGAAATGCCAACCAACGGAGACAATTCCTGCACAGCTTGCGACACGGTTCAAGTTAAACTTGTGTCTGCAATTCAAGAAGTTCAAAAACTTTTTGATAAAATCGGTTGTGAAATACTCTTCAAGCACACGACAGTGAAATCACTTGAAGAAGCCGAAAAGTTCAATATCAATGCATCGCCAACGATTAGGGTAGGTCATTTTGATTTCTATCCCAATCACGTTTCAGAATGTTCGGAAGCAAGAGAATGGTTTTGGGACGATGAGACTTTAGCAGAACCAAATGAAGTAATCCTAATTCAAGTTTTGCTTAAAGGTTATTTTAGTAAGACAGAAAATACAGAGAGAAAAAAGCTCTCACCGTATATTTTGAAACACCTTACAGACAAGGAAATTCAAAAGACAAACTGCGGATGTAAATAG
- a CDS encoding sigma-70 family RNA polymerase sigma factor, whose protein sequence is MKCDVFNIWTAYKDDLKGYINKRVHDRDDVNDILQSVLIKFTKYCETKNDVQNIKGWLYRITHNTIIDYFKQSNRTAKTELNGLEVQDYQTDNENIFIWLHNFIDSLPTKYSLPLRLSDLERKPQKEIADQLGLTLEATKSRIQRARRMLRDKFEECGIVEHIENQMLYTITKSCCLT, encoded by the coding sequence ATGAAATGTGATGTGTTTAACATTTGGACAGCCTACAAGGACGACTTAAAAGGGTATATTAACAAGCGTGTTCACGACAGAGACGATGTTAATGACATACTGCAATCGGTGCTAATAAAATTTACAAAGTATTGCGAGACTAAAAATGACGTGCAAAACATTAAAGGGTGGCTCTACAGAATAACACATAACACTATCATTGACTATTTCAAACAATCAAATCGGACAGCAAAGACGGAGCTGAACGGACTTGAAGTTCAGGATTATCAAACTGACAATGAAAATATTTTTATCTGGCTTCACAACTTTATTGACAGTTTACCGACAAAGTACTCTTTGCCTTTGAGACTTTCCGACCTAGAGAGAAAACCTCAAAAAGAAATTGCTGACCAACTCGGCTTGACATTAGAAGCTACTAAATCACGAATTCAAAGAGCAAGAAGAATGTTGAGAGATAAATTTGAAGAATGTGGGATTGTTGAACACATTGAAAATCAAATGCTTTATACTATAACTAAGTCCTGTTGTCTGACATAG
- a CDS encoding helix-turn-helix transcriptional regulator, whose protein sequence is MKTKKGNIMTLDQFKDKHYGKKGTAKRDKLEAGYESFKIGALLYEARLEKGLTQEELAEKVGTTKSYISKIENNIKEARLSTLQKIIELGLGGHLELSIKL, encoded by the coding sequence ATGAAAACGAAAAAAGGTAACATTATGACGCTTGACCAATTTAAGGACAAGCATTACGGAAAAAAGGGAACTGCCAAGCGAGACAAACTTGAAGCAGGTTATGAGAGTTTTAAAATTGGAGCTCTTCTTTATGAGGCTCGTCTCGAAAAAGGATTGACACAAGAGGAACTTGCAGAAAAAGTGGGGACAACGAAATCATATATTTCAAAGATTGAGAATAACATCAAAGAAGCTAGACTTTCGACACTTCAAAAGATAATTGAACTTGGACTTGGTGGACATTTGGAACTCTCTATTAAACTTTGA
- a CDS encoding HNH endonuclease produces MADFSDKQIQDVWNKGTTVENYDSVKYRKDVCGAWMQRDKYGKEETLGWEIDHVYPESKGGDETLINLRPMHWENNRSKADDFPSYTAVKTSNDTKNVDKEERKTVNDALLAELKKLYRLK; encoded by the coding sequence ATGGCTGACTTTAGCGACAAACAAATACAGGACGTTTGGAATAAAGGAACGACTGTTGAGAACTATGACAGTGTAAAATATAGAAAGGATGTATGCGGAGCTTGGATGCAACGCGACAAGTACGGGAAAGAGGAAACTTTAGGCTGGGAAATAGACCATGTTTATCCAGAGTCAAAAGGGGGTGATGAGACCTTAATAAATCTCAGACCTATGCATTGGGAAAATAATAGAAGTAAAGCAGACGACTTTCCATCCTACACTGCAGTAAAGACATCGAATGATACGAAGAATGTTGACAAAGAAGAGCGCAAAACGGTGAATGATGCGCTGCTAGCAGAGTTGAAAAAATTATACAGACTTAAATAG